A section of the Thermogemmatispora onikobensis genome encodes:
- the queF gene encoding preQ(1) synthase: MSEEQQQARVPGRYGLDEIAANRLEGWPNPNPERDYVIHLEIPEFTCLCPRSGFPDFATIVIDYVPDRLVVELKSLKLYINGYRDRQISHEAATNTILNDLVTLLGPRWMRVAGDFNVRGNIKTIIFAEYAAPNYSGPRPDYRRHMTGSSL, translated from the coding sequence ATGAGTGAAGAGCAGCAACAAGCGCGCGTGCCGGGCCGCTACGGTCTGGATGAGATTGCTGCCAACCGCCTGGAAGGCTGGCCCAATCCGAACCCGGAGCGCGACTACGTCATTCATCTGGAGATTCCCGAGTTCACCTGTCTCTGCCCGCGCTCGGGCTTTCCTGACTTTGCCACCATTGTCATCGATTATGTTCCCGACCGCTTGGTGGTTGAGCTGAAAAGCCTCAAACTCTATATCAATGGCTATCGCGATCGACAGATCAGCCATGAGGCCGCCACCAATACCATTTTGAACGACCTGGTGACGTTGCTGGGGCCACGCTGGATGCGTGTGGCCGGGGACTTCAATGTACGAGGCAATATCAAAACGATTATCTTCGCCGAATATGCCGCTCCCAACTATAGCGGCCCACGTCCTGACTATCGGCGTCATATGACAGGAAGTAGCCTCTAA
- a CDS encoding queuosine precursor transporter codes for MRVSFWFVTIAALFVTCLITANIIAVKLIALAGLLVPAGIIVFPLSYLFGDVLTEVYGYAAARRVIWLGFACNLLAVIAIFVGGLAPAAPFWKLQVAYNAILGFTPRLLLGSFVAYLCGEFANSFVLAKLKILTKGRWLWTRTIGSTFVGEGLDTLIFISIAFWGVIPPAEMLTAMLTQWLFKVGYEVVATPLTYVVVNFLKKHEQLDTFDYNTNFSPILLSR; via the coding sequence TTGCGAGTATCGTTCTGGTTCGTGACAATCGCGGCTTTATTTGTTACCTGTTTGATTACCGCTAATATTATCGCCGTCAAGCTCATCGCCCTGGCGGGCTTGCTCGTGCCCGCCGGTATCATCGTTTTTCCGTTGAGTTATCTGTTCGGCGATGTCCTGACGGAGGTCTACGGTTATGCAGCTGCGCGGCGCGTCATCTGGCTTGGCTTCGCTTGCAACCTGCTGGCGGTGATCGCGATTTTCGTGGGAGGGCTGGCACCCGCTGCCCCTTTCTGGAAGCTGCAGGTCGCCTACAATGCCATTCTCGGTTTCACGCCGCGTCTGCTGCTCGGCTCTTTCGTGGCCTACCTCTGCGGCGAGTTCGCCAATTCGTTCGTCCTGGCGAAGCTCAAGATTCTGACGAAAGGGCGCTGGCTCTGGACGCGGACCATCGGCTCGACATTTGTGGGCGAGGGACTGGATACGCTGATCTTTATCAGTATCGCTTTCTGGGGTGTGATTCCACCTGCCGAGATGCTGACGGCGATGCTCACGCAGTGGCTTTTTAAGGTGGGCTACGAGGTGGTGGCAACCCCACTGACCTACGTGGTCGTCAATTTCCTCAAGAAACATGAGCAGCTCGACACATTCGATTACAATACGAATTTCAGCCCGATTCTGCTCTCGCGCTAA
- the queC gene encoding 7-cyano-7-deazaguanine synthase QueC — protein sequence MSRPKAIAVVSGGLDSVTLAHLLQAQGYQLHLLSFDYGQRHRKELHFAERCAQRLEAVFSLLDLRQLGQHLKGSALTDESVAVPDGHYAAANMALTVVPNRNAIMLAIAYGIAVAEEAEVVAFAAHAGDHFIYPDCRPAFIEAFGTMERLAVEGHGHPRLHLEAPFAHLKKEQIVSLGAALGVPFAETWSCYKGGEKHCGTCGTCNERKEAFQLAGIPDPTDYLQ from the coding sequence ATGTCCCGTCCTAAAGCGATTGCCGTTGTCAGCGGGGGGCTTGACAGCGTTACTCTGGCCCATTTGCTCCAGGCCCAGGGCTATCAGCTCCATTTGCTTTCGTTTGACTATGGCCAGCGTCATCGCAAAGAGCTGCACTTTGCCGAGCGCTGCGCCCAGCGGCTGGAGGCAGTCTTTTCCCTTCTCGATCTGCGGCAGCTAGGCCAGCATTTGAAAGGCTCGGCCTTGACCGACGAAAGCGTGGCCGTGCCTGACGGGCACTATGCAGCTGCCAACATGGCCCTCACCGTAGTGCCCAATCGGAATGCCATCATGCTCGCCATCGCCTACGGAATTGCCGTGGCCGAAGAGGCGGAAGTGGTAGCCTTTGCCGCCCATGCCGGCGATCACTTTATCTATCCTGACTGCCGTCCAGCCTTTATCGAGGCCTTTGGAACGATGGAACGTCTGGCTGTCGAGGGGCATGGCCACCCACGTCTGCATCTGGAAGCGCCCTTTGCTCACCTCAAAAAAGAGCAGATTGTCAGCCTTGGCGCGGCGCTCGGCGTCCCCTTTGCTGAGACCTGGAGCTGCTACAAGGGGGGAGAGAAACACTGCGGTACCTGTGGTACCTGCAATGAGCGCAAAGAAGCCTTCCAGCTGGCAGGCATCCCTGATCCTACCGACTATCTCCAGTAA
- a CDS encoding tRNA dihydrouridine synthase translates to MTTRYPSFWEKIPQPIIGLAPMDGVTDAPCRTMHGLYGRPDLVITEFTNVEGLWRGSDRIFRDFLYTPAERPVVAQIFGNNPESFYRAAHVACELGFDGVDINMGCPAKSVANRGGGAALIRTPELAKEIIRATQRGVRDWANGQTLEDLGMEPERIQRIRQMNEERIRLWGDQPRSERRLIPVSVKTRLGYDSIIIKDWVQHLLETEPFVISLHGRTLVQHYKGEANWEAIAAAAEIVRQTDTLILGNGDIHSLYEAARRIRETGVHGVLIGRATLGNPWIFRDRERMKSLLQAGIEPTEADLPPPNPSREERLLMALEHARVYTRLKGEDHFVELRKHMGWYLGHFPGAKYVRSALVRVNSLAEVEAIIYQALENPRAFSGHDGEEETVVEEAVPTLDLSCAC, encoded by the coding sequence ATGACGACGAGGTACCCATCGTTTTGGGAGAAGATACCACAACCGATTATCGGGCTGGCCCCGATGGATGGCGTAACAGATGCGCCATGCCGTACCATGCATGGCCTCTATGGGCGGCCCGATCTCGTGATTACCGAATTTACCAACGTCGAGGGCTTATGGCGGGGCAGCGATCGCATCTTTCGCGATTTTCTCTACACGCCCGCCGAGCGGCCCGTGGTTGCGCAGATCTTTGGCAATAACCCAGAGTCCTTCTATCGCGCCGCTCACGTGGCCTGCGAGCTGGGCTTCGATGGTGTCGACATCAATATGGGCTGCCCGGCCAAAAGTGTGGCCAATCGTGGTGGTGGCGCGGCCCTGATCCGCACACCGGAGTTGGCCAAAGAGATCATTCGGGCTACCCAGCGGGGAGTGCGCGACTGGGCGAACGGCCAGACGCTAGAGGATCTGGGAATGGAGCCGGAGCGTATCCAGCGCATTCGGCAGATGAATGAGGAGCGTATCCGTCTCTGGGGCGACCAGCCGCGCAGCGAGCGGCGGCTGATCCCGGTCTCGGTGAAGACGCGCCTGGGCTACGATTCGATCATTATCAAGGACTGGGTGCAGCATCTCCTGGAGACCGAGCCATTTGTCATCTCGCTGCACGGGCGGACATTGGTGCAACATTATAAGGGTGAGGCAAACTGGGAGGCGATCGCTGCTGCTGCCGAAATCGTGCGTCAGACGGATACTCTGATTCTCGGCAACGGAGATATCCACTCGCTCTACGAGGCGGCCAGGCGCATTCGTGAGACAGGGGTGCATGGGGTACTGATCGGGCGCGCTACCCTGGGCAACCCCTGGATCTTCCGCGATCGCGAGCGTATGAAGAGCCTGCTGCAGGCAGGCATTGAGCCAACGGAGGCCGACCTGCCTCCTCCCAATCCAAGCCGTGAGGAGCGCCTGCTGATGGCCCTGGAGCATGCCCGGGTCTACACAAGGCTCAAGGGCGAGGACCATTTCGTCGAGCTGCGCAAACATATGGGCTGGTACCTGGGCCATTTTCCGGGTGCGAAATATGTCCGCAGCGCCCTGGTGCGCGTCAATAGTCTGGCGGAGGTGGAGGCTATCATCTATCAGGCATTGGAGAACCCACGCGCCTTCTCAGGGCATGACGGCGAGGAGGAGACGGTCGTCGAAGAGGCAGTACCCACGCTCGATCTCAGCTGCGCCTGCTAA
- a CDS encoding acyl-CoA dehydrogenase family protein, whose translation MNFYLTEEQQLIRDTARRIAREVVAPRAPELDDTGIYPEDIFQVYKETGLLGLGFPEELGGSGAGIFGLALAVEEIAKVDNACALILLLTRLSTSAILKGGTDEQKQKYCAGTARGELRGAFGLTEPGAGSDSANIATRAVRKGDEYILTGTKCYISGASVADFFLVAAKTDPQAGSRGFSVFIVDRDTPGFRVGREDRKMGVHGVPTCELIFEEARVPAHNLVGRENEGFKLIMWNLNSVRPCVAARGVGTAEGAIQYAVDYARQRQTFGQPLIEHQTIQMMIAEVAMRIEASRLLTYQAALLVDEGKADREHAHFLSMAKAFATETAVEACDKALQIMGGLGYMHESLTERFYRDARQLTIVEGTSQVQRLIIARAVKDNLLNWY comes from the coding sequence ATGAATTTCTACTTGACTGAAGAGCAGCAATTAATTCGCGATACCGCCAGACGCATCGCCAGGGAGGTCGTTGCGCCTCGCGCGCCTGAGCTTGATGATACCGGGATCTATCCCGAGGATATTTTCCAGGTCTATAAGGAAACTGGCCTGTTGGGCCTGGGCTTCCCCGAAGAATTAGGCGGCAGTGGCGCTGGCATCTTCGGCCTGGCCCTGGCAGTAGAGGAAATTGCCAAGGTCGACAATGCTTGCGCCCTCATTCTTCTCCTGACGCGCCTCTCCACCAGCGCCATTCTCAAAGGGGGCACTGACGAACAGAAGCAGAAATACTGTGCAGGAACAGCGCGTGGCGAGCTGCGTGGTGCCTTCGGCCTCACCGAGCCAGGAGCCGGCTCCGACTCGGCCAATATTGCCACTCGCGCTGTAAGAAAGGGAGACGAATATATTCTTACGGGCACCAAATGTTACATCTCGGGAGCCAGCGTCGCCGATTTCTTCCTCGTTGCCGCCAAAACCGACCCGCAGGCTGGCTCTCGCGGCTTCAGTGTCTTCATCGTCGATCGTGACACGCCCGGTTTTCGCGTTGGGAGAGAGGACCGCAAGATGGGCGTGCATGGGGTTCCTACCTGTGAGCTGATCTTTGAGGAGGCACGGGTACCGGCTCACAACCTGGTAGGTCGGGAGAACGAGGGGTTCAAGCTTATCATGTGGAACCTCAATTCGGTCCGTCCTTGTGTTGCGGCGCGCGGTGTCGGCACAGCCGAAGGCGCCATTCAGTATGCCGTTGACTACGCGCGTCAGCGTCAAACCTTTGGCCAGCCGCTGATTGAGCACCAGACCATCCAGATGATGATTGCCGAGGTGGCCATGCGCATCGAAGCCTCGCGCCTCCTCACCTATCAGGCTGCTCTGCTGGTCGATGAAGGAAAAGCCGACCGTGAGCATGCTCATTTCCTCTCGATGGCCAAGGCCTTTGCCACAGAGACCGCCGTCGAAGCCTGCGATAAAGCGCTCCAGATCATGGGGGGCCTGGGCTACATGCATGAGTCGCTGACTGAGCGCTTCTATCGCGATGCGCGCCAGCTCACGATCGTCGAGGGAACCAGCCAGGTCCAGCGCCTGATCATCGCGCGTGCGGTCAAAGACAATCTACTCAACTGGTACTAG
- a CDS encoding alpha/beta hydrolase has product MPSLRSALFRHLVRLGSLSNRADVSITQLRASMEKGDWFLSLSAPCGTVSEPVSAGGIPAEWVLPPGKGHRGTVMFVHGGAFVMGSPRSHRGLAARIAAAAQLRALVIDYRLAPEHPFPAALEDTLTAYRWLLREHCQSSEVVLAGDSAGGNLVLAALLALRAAGEALPAAAVCLSPATALDGKGESLRTHAERDPVLRAETVGPLVAAYVGNHDPAEPLLSPLYADLHGLPPLLLQVGSDEILLSDVLAFAEHARQAGVAVELEVWEGMWHVWQIGAPWMPEATRAIQHIGAFIQRQLTSQARAA; this is encoded by the coding sequence ATGCCCAGCCTGCGAAGCGCCTTGTTCCGTCATCTTGTGCGCCTCGGCTCGCTCAGCAATCGAGCAGACGTGAGTATCACCCAGCTACGAGCCAGTATGGAGAAAGGGGACTGGTTCCTTTCTCTCTCGGCTCCCTGTGGCACAGTGAGCGAGCCGGTTTCTGCAGGAGGAATTCCGGCAGAGTGGGTCTTGCCACCGGGCAAGGGTCACCGTGGTACAGTCATGTTCGTGCACGGTGGGGCGTTCGTCATGGGTTCCCCACGCAGTCACCGTGGACTGGCAGCCCGCATTGCGGCAGCAGCGCAGCTGCGAGCGCTCGTCATTGACTATCGCCTGGCTCCTGAGCACCCTTTCCCGGCAGCGCTGGAGGATACGCTGACCGCCTATCGTTGGTTGCTCAGGGAGCATTGCCAGTCTTCGGAGGTCGTTCTGGCCGGCGATTCCGCTGGCGGCAATCTTGTCCTGGCCGCCCTGCTGGCCCTGAGAGCCGCTGGCGAGGCTTTGCCGGCAGCAGCCGTCTGTCTATCGCCCGCCACAGCCCTCGACGGTAAGGGGGAGTCACTGCGCACTCACGCCGAGCGTGATCCGGTGCTGCGGGCTGAGACTGTCGGTCCCCTGGTAGCGGCCTATGTGGGAAATCACGACCCGGCGGAGCCGCTGCTTTCCCCGCTCTATGCTGATTTGCACGGCCTGCCGCCTCTGCTCCTGCAGGTAGGAAGCGATGAGATTCTGCTCAGCGATGTGCTTGCTTTTGCTGAGCATGCACGCCAGGCCGGGGTAGCCGTCGAGCTGGAGGTCTGGGAAGGCATGTGGCACGTCTGGCAAATCGGTGCGCCCTGGATGCCCGAGGCCACCCGGGCTATCCAGCACATTGGCGCTTTTATCCAGCGTCAGCTTACCAGCCAGGCCCGAGCCGCCTGA
- a CDS encoding CpsD/CapB family tyrosine-protein kinase, giving the protein MGESHTQMQPLLSDYDPGSAYVEAVFSLFATIRLNWESQQRSLALLLTSPSHPEAQATVAANLSIASAQSGLPTVLIEADVRHPGLSQRFGLSQGPGLSDLLLQDQTLTPHLVSRYLAPTFLPHLWLLSSGTGEMPHGMAPYAARLPELLQNLRRFLDEDQGQPGLLVVHGAPVLEGADASLLGACVDQTFLIVVLGQSTRTATKKASEQLQRARARLSGVILTQG; this is encoded by the coding sequence GTGGGTGAATCACATACGCAGATGCAACCTTTGCTATCGGATTACGATCCTGGTTCAGCCTATGTGGAGGCCGTTTTCTCGCTATTCGCTACGATCCGCCTGAACTGGGAGAGCCAGCAGCGGTCTCTGGCACTCCTGCTGACCAGTCCATCTCATCCAGAGGCACAGGCGACAGTGGCAGCCAACTTGTCCATTGCCTCGGCTCAAAGTGGCTTGCCAACAGTGCTGATTGAGGCCGATGTGCGCCACCCTGGACTGAGCCAGCGCTTCGGCCTGAGCCAGGGCCCAGGTCTCTCGGACCTGCTCTTGCAGGATCAGACCTTGACTCCACATCTGGTGAGCCGCTACCTGGCGCCGACCTTTCTGCCTCACCTCTGGCTGCTGAGCAGCGGTACGGGAGAGATGCCACATGGGATGGCCCCTTATGCAGCTCGCTTACCGGAGCTGCTCCAGAACCTGCGCCGCTTTCTGGACGAGGACCAGGGGCAACCAGGCTTGCTGGTGGTGCACGGCGCCCCTGTTTTGGAGGGCGCCGATGCTTCGCTGCTGGGTGCTTGCGTTGATCAGACCTTCCTGATAGTCGTTCTGGGGCAGAGTACCCGGACGGCCACGAAGAAGGCCAGCGAGCAGCTCCAACGCGCTCGCGCCCGCTTGAGTGGGGTCATTCTGACACAGGGATGA
- a CDS encoding glycosyltransferase, with amino-acid sequence MRVALVHDYLNQMGGAERVVLALHELFPDAPLYTSIYDPQRVDPAFRRMDIRTSFMQKFPLVTSHHQPYLPFYPYAMESLDLRGYDLVLSSSSAFAKGVITRPETLHICYCHTPMRWCWNYEEYVEREQLGRLARSLLPFLVSRLRLWDQVTAARVDHFIANSPVVAERIRKYYRREAVVIPPPVDASRFKFEPQASGDYFLIVSRLVPYKRIDLAIEACNALRLPLVIIGKGRDLPRLQRLAGPTIRFAGQLSDAEVLDYFAHCRALLFPGEEDFGITPLEAQASGRPVIAYGAGGALASVIEGVTGVFFREQTVESLAAVLATFDERAFDPYTIREHALEFDKPRFQRRMLQFIEAKLAERRSHEQTLTLPSVAARGQPRGEAGTPGAL; translated from the coding sequence ATGAGAGTGGCGCTCGTCCATGACTATCTGAATCAGATGGGGGGTGCAGAGCGCGTTGTTCTGGCGCTCCATGAGCTGTTTCCCGATGCCCCCCTCTACACTTCTATTTACGATCCGCAACGGGTTGATCCCGCCTTTCGGCGGATGGATATCCGTACTTCGTTTATGCAGAAATTCCCGCTGGTGACGAGCCATCACCAGCCCTATTTGCCTTTCTACCCTTACGCAATGGAAAGCCTGGATCTGCGCGGCTACGATCTGGTGCTGAGTAGTTCCAGTGCCTTTGCCAAAGGGGTGATTACGCGCCCGGAGACGCTGCATATTTGTTACTGCCACACTCCCATGCGCTGGTGCTGGAATTATGAGGAGTACGTCGAGCGCGAGCAGTTGGGACGTCTGGCTCGCAGCCTCTTGCCGTTTTTGGTGAGTCGGTTGCGTCTCTGGGACCAGGTGACGGCGGCGCGCGTTGACCACTTTATCGCTAATTCTCCCGTGGTAGCGGAGCGTATCCGCAAGTATTATCGTCGTGAGGCGGTGGTCATCCCCCCGCCAGTCGATGCCAGCCGCTTCAAGTTTGAGCCGCAAGCCAGTGGTGACTATTTTTTGATTGTGAGCCGCCTGGTCCCTTATAAGCGTATTGATCTGGCTATTGAGGCCTGCAATGCTTTACGCTTGCCGCTGGTTATTATTGGGAAGGGGCGCGATCTGCCACGGTTGCAACGGCTGGCCGGGCCGACGATCCGCTTCGCCGGTCAACTCAGCGATGCGGAGGTGCTGGACTACTTCGCCCACTGCCGGGCCCTGCTTTTTCCAGGGGAGGAGGACTTTGGTATCACGCCGCTTGAGGCCCAGGCTTCGGGCCGCCCGGTTATCGCCTATGGAGCCGGCGGCGCCCTGGCCTCTGTCATCGAGGGCGTGACCGGGGTCTTTTTCCGCGAGCAGACAGTGGAGAGCCTGGCTGCTGTGCTGGCTACCTTCGATGAACGGGCCTTCGATCCTTATACGATCCGTGAGCACGCGCTGGAGTTCGATAAGCCGCGTTTCCAGCGCCGCATGCTGCAATTCATCGAGGCGAAACTGGCAGAACGGCGGTCGCACGAGCAGACTCTTACGCTCCCTTCGGTCGCAGCGCGCGGTCAACCGCGGGGGGAGGCAGGAACCCCGGGGGCGCTCTAG
- a CDS encoding sugar transferase: MSTKPGASAEAAASTAGASMMAGNTGSMGVTGATGQLTRIISQRRSHRRQWRFLECLVMVLLDATLVAISFYLAYLIRFQLLFESPWLDRLRRALTDAGPSHATFIPLDKLTEMQAGIVIGAIAIFAIRGLYRLRLTGTWFRQMWTIISSATIGMAFLITYYFVFQPTANSRLLVPFVWATSIVLLCLGRLIASAIMGTLYQLGLGETRVLVVGSGRLAKMIMQHIAANPSLGYSIVGFLHDLENPPGDFGRFKMLGTLDDLGMAIRSMQVDEVIIALPSHLHEQVIRTVRLCERLGTSFKLIPDLYELSLSRIDMESIEGIPLIGIKQSSLNRWQRAVTRAVDIAVSSLVLLVGAPLWLCIALAIRLDSPGSVIYKSTRIGLNGKPFQMYKFRSMYQNADQMLTALLDRNEAQGPLFKMRADPRITRVGRLLRKLSLDEIPQFINVLKGEMSLVGPRPALPREVAQYEEWQKGRLAIKPGISGLWQVRGRSDLSFDEGVLLDLYYIENWSLRLYFQILFGTIPAVIFRRGAY, encoded by the coding sequence GTGAGCACAAAACCAGGAGCCTCGGCGGAGGCCGCAGCTTCAACAGCAGGGGCCAGTATGATGGCCGGGAACACGGGGAGTATGGGAGTGACAGGGGCTACTGGCCAGCTAACCCGCATTATCTCACAGCGGCGCTCTCACCGCCGCCAGTGGCGCTTCCTTGAGTGCCTCGTGATGGTGCTGCTGGACGCTACGCTAGTCGCGATCTCGTTCTATCTCGCTTACCTTATCCGTTTTCAGCTGCTGTTTGAAAGCCCCTGGCTCGATCGCCTGCGCCGCGCACTGACTGACGCCGGCCCTAGCCATGCCACATTTATCCCCCTCGATAAGCTGACCGAGATGCAGGCCGGCATCGTGATCGGGGCCATCGCCATCTTCGCCATCCGCGGCCTCTATCGGCTGCGCCTGACTGGTACCTGGTTCCGTCAGATGTGGACGATCATCAGCTCGGCCACGATTGGCATGGCCTTCTTGATTACTTACTACTTCGTCTTTCAGCCGACAGCTAATTCACGCTTGCTGGTACCTTTCGTCTGGGCTACTTCGATCGTGCTGCTCTGCCTGGGACGCCTGATCGCTTCGGCCATTATGGGTACCCTGTACCAGCTCGGCCTGGGAGAGACCCGGGTGCTGGTGGTCGGCTCAGGCCGTCTGGCTAAGATGATTATGCAGCATATCGCCGCCAATCCCAGCTTGGGCTACTCTATCGTGGGCTTTCTCCATGATCTGGAGAACCCTCCTGGCGATTTCGGTCGCTTTAAGATGTTGGGGACGCTGGATGATCTGGGCATGGCTATCCGCTCGATGCAGGTCGATGAGGTGATCATCGCTTTGCCCTCCCACTTGCATGAGCAGGTGATCAGAACTGTGCGCCTCTGTGAGCGGCTGGGCACCTCTTTTAAGCTGATCCCCGACCTCTATGAGCTGAGCCTTTCACGCATCGATATGGAGTCGATCGAGGGTATCCCCCTCATCGGCATCAAGCAGTCTTCCCTCAATCGCTGGCAGCGGGCTGTGACGCGGGCTGTCGATATCGCGGTGTCCAGCCTGGTCTTGCTCGTGGGCGCGCCACTCTGGCTGTGCATCGCTCTGGCCATCCGTCTGGATTCGCCCGGCAGCGTGATCTATAAGTCGACGCGCATCGGACTGAACGGCAAGCCTTTCCAGATGTATAAGTTCCGCTCGATGTATCAGAATGCTGACCAGATGCTGACGGCTCTGCTCGACCGCAATGAGGCTCAGGGGCCACTCTTCAAAATGCGGGCCGATCCGCGCATAACGCGCGTTGGGCGTCTTCTGCGTAAGCTGAGTCTGGACGAGATCCCCCAGTTTATCAATGTGCTTAAAGGAGAGATGAGTCTGGTTGGCCCTCGCCCGGCCCTGCCACGCGAGGTGGCCCAGTACGAGGAATGGCAGAAAGGCAGGTTGGCTATTAAGCCGGGGATCTCTGGCCTCTGGCAGGTGCGTGGGCGCAGCGATTTGAGCTTCGATGAGGGCGTCTTGCTCGACCTTTACTACATTGAGAACTGGTCGCTACGTCTCTACTTCCAGATTCTGTTCGGCACGATCCCAGCGGTCATTTTCAGACGGGGTGCATACTAA
- a CDS encoding glycosyltransferase family 4 protein, protein MHIGINAQLLSYSQSYRNSGVSRYIRRLLEGLAQEPGEHSYTIFVNGHEVEERLAAVARHPQLTYVSAPWPEERPAMRVAWEQLKLPGELRQRRIQLLHSPVNVLPFRLPADCQGVVTLHDLAFLRFPEVLTGPKRLYQRTFTLHSLRRARLIIAVSESTRRDAIELLSLPAERLRTVYPCIDARFTASQRDEQAVGALRARYGLESGFILYLGTLEPRKNLDTLIEAFARLKRQQGIGEKLVLAGSKGWLYDSIFARVRSLGLESEVLFPGFIADSEQVLWYHAATAFAYPSLYEGFGLPVAEALACGLPVVTSTVSSLPEAGAGVALTVEPRDVDALANALYRALSDDAYRQHCRAMASIVAERFSLRTMARQLRAIYEEALSEKPPEPQQPEPWPQRKEQHVSSLE, encoded by the coding sequence ATGCATATTGGAATCAATGCCCAGCTCTTATCGTACAGCCAGAGCTATCGTAATAGTGGAGTGAGCCGCTACATTCGCCGGCTGCTGGAGGGACTGGCCCAGGAACCTGGTGAGCATAGCTATACTATCTTTGTGAATGGTCATGAGGTAGAGGAGCGGTTAGCCGCGGTAGCACGCCATCCGCAGCTCACCTACGTGAGCGCCCCCTGGCCGGAAGAGCGGCCAGCAATGCGCGTGGCCTGGGAGCAGCTGAAGCTGCCGGGCGAGCTGCGCCAGCGGCGAATTCAGCTGCTGCACTCGCCGGTGAACGTGCTCCCTTTCCGGTTGCCAGCGGACTGTCAGGGGGTGGTGACTCTCCATGACCTGGCTTTCCTCCGCTTCCCGGAGGTTCTGACAGGCCCGAAACGGCTCTATCAACGCACCTTTACGTTACATAGCCTGCGCCGCGCCAGGCTGATCATCGCGGTCTCAGAAAGCACGCGCCGCGATGCCATCGAGCTGCTCTCTCTGCCGGCAGAGCGCCTGCGCACCGTCTATCCCTGCATTGATGCCCGCTTCACCGCCAGTCAGCGAGATGAGCAGGCAGTAGGGGCGCTTCGCGCTCGCTATGGGCTTGAGAGCGGGTTTATTCTCTATCTTGGGACGCTAGAACCACGCAAAAATCTCGATACACTGATTGAGGCTTTTGCTCGTTTGAAACGCCAGCAGGGCATTGGCGAGAAGCTCGTGCTGGCGGGGAGCAAGGGCTGGCTCTATGACTCGATCTTTGCCCGCGTTCGCAGCCTGGGGCTTGAGTCAGAAGTCCTATTCCCGGGTTTCATCGCGGACAGCGAGCAGGTTTTATGGTATCATGCAGCCACGGCCTTTGCTTATCCCTCCCTCTACGAAGGGTTCGGACTGCCGGTGGCGGAGGCACTGGCCTGCGGGCTGCCGGTGGTCACCTCTACTGTCTCCAGCTTGCCCGAAGCGGGTGCCGGTGTGGCTCTGACGGTAGAGCCGCGCGATGTGGATGCCCTGGCAAACGCCCTGTACCGGGCACTCAGCGACGATGCTTATCGGCAGCACTGCCGCGCAATGGCCAGCATAGTGGCAGAGCGCTTCTCGCTGCGCACAATGGCTCGCCAGCTGCGGGCCATCTATGAAGAGGCCCTCAGCGAGAAGCCGCCGGAGCCACAGCAGCCTGAGCCGTGGCCGCAACGCAAGGAGCAACATGTTTCTTCACTGGAGTGA